One window from the genome of Microbulbifer sp. ALW1 encodes:
- a CDS encoding alpha/beta fold hydrolase, whose product MKTIALPALLAAALSCTFIPLSPAAQAAPTFVADLDITSFDGTELDANLFIPETPAPAGGYPTVLFTNSWVLDKHQYLLQAKALAENGYLVMSYSTRGFGASGGLVDVAGDNTITDARVLIDWLEDHYPVGKLGMAGISYGAGVSLITAAQDPRVDAVAALSGWSDVIEGLYPGNTVNLVWGTILTTTAFNLDPEVDTIWANLRATENIQGVKEFAAPRSALSYVPELNSNGTAVLMSNNFADYLFKPNSMTRLYSLLDGPKKLLLNPGTHAVTETLGGNNGHIWATTFRWFDHYLKGDANGIDSEPKVDMTVRISNEIEQFDDFPVTDTTTRYHLHPRLSYFNNASMKTSPYNGWGWSNDFHGGADTKAGTGIPVISDALEGFGIPVYTNMTGINGYYAIEYNSPVHWSTFKIRGTPTLEMWIKPSKPEVQLQVHLYDTGPLGLGRLITHAPLTLHDAAVGQAQKVSLELFTTSYDVPPGHVVTLAIDTQGAIYQKPADTNYEIEVPYRSSRQSVLTIPHL is encoded by the coding sequence ATGAAGACAATCGCCCTGCCGGCGCTGTTGGCCGCTGCCCTATCCTGCACTTTTATTCCCCTTAGCCCTGCCGCCCAGGCGGCCCCGACCTTTGTTGCCGACCTGGATATCACCAGCTTCGACGGCACCGAGCTAGACGCCAACCTGTTTATCCCCGAGACCCCGGCGCCCGCCGGCGGTTACCCCACAGTGCTGTTCACCAACAGCTGGGTGCTGGACAAGCATCAGTACCTGCTGCAGGCAAAAGCACTGGCCGAGAATGGCTATCTGGTGATGAGTTACTCCACCCGTGGCTTTGGTGCCTCCGGAGGACTGGTGGATGTCGCCGGTGACAACACCATCACCGATGCCCGTGTGCTGATCGACTGGCTGGAAGACCATTATCCGGTGGGCAAACTGGGCATGGCCGGCATTTCCTATGGCGCCGGTGTCTCGTTGATCACCGCCGCACAGGATCCGCGGGTGGATGCGGTGGCGGCGCTCTCCGGCTGGTCCGACGTCATCGAAGGGCTCTACCCGGGCAACACCGTCAACCTAGTGTGGGGCACCATCCTCACCACCACCGCGTTCAACCTCGATCCGGAAGTGGACACCATCTGGGCCAACCTGCGCGCCACTGAAAATATCCAGGGTGTAAAAGAATTCGCCGCCCCCCGCTCCGCACTCTCCTACGTACCGGAACTGAACAGCAACGGCACCGCCGTGCTCATGTCCAACAACTTCGCCGACTACCTGTTCAAACCCAACAGCATGACCCGGCTCTACAGCCTGCTGGACGGTCCCAAAAAACTGCTCCTCAACCCGGGCACCCACGCCGTCACCGAAACCCTCGGCGGCAACAACGGCCACATCTGGGCCACTACCTTTCGCTGGTTTGATCACTACCTCAAGGGCGACGCCAACGGCATCGACAGCGAACCCAAGGTCGACATGACCGTGCGCATCAGCAACGAGATCGAACAGTTCGACGACTTCCCGGTAACCGACACAACCACCCGCTACCACCTGCACCCCAGGCTCAGCTACTTCAATAACGCCAGTATGAAAACCAGCCCCTACAACGGTTGGGGCTGGAGCAACGACTTCCACGGCGGCGCCGACACCAAAGCCGGTACCGGCATCCCCGTGATTTCCGATGCGCTGGAAGGTTTTGGCATTCCGGTGTACACCAACATGACCGGCATCAACGGCTACTACGCCATCGAATACAACTCACCGGTGCACTGGAGCACCTTCAAAATCCGCGGCACTCCGACACTGGAGATGTGGATCAAACCCAGCAAGCCCGAAGTGCAACTCCAGGTACACCTCTACGACACGGGTCCACTTGGCCTCGGCCGCCTGATCACCCACGCCCCGCTCACCCTGCACGATGCTGCGGTGGGCCAGGCGCAGAAAGTTTCCCTGGAACTCTTCACCACCTCCTACGACGTACCGCCCGGGCATGTGGTTACCCTCGCCATCGACACCCAGGGCGCCATCTATCAGAAGCCTGCTGATACCAATTACGAAATCGAGGTGCCCTATCGCAGCAGCCGGCAATCGGTGCTGACGATTCCTCACCTGTAA
- a CDS encoding M1 family metallopeptidase: MHPATEAGASAEEQPPAGKLPDGVRPTAYRLDLNLDPRQDRFDGQVEIDIELDKPTDHIWMHGNNIDVAHIEALIPGAADKQKAEDKVVAAHYRQMLESGVVRVDFAGGVPAGKITLRIKYSAPFDKNLAGLFKVEEKGEAYALAKSESIQARRFLPGFDEPGLKATYDINLTIPKGYVAIGNAPEMGRSDAGDGMEKVTFAQTRPMPTYLLSLAVGPFDVVERPAIPANKYRKQELPLRGFARKGRGKDLKYILDVTPQMLRIFEEQLQRPYPFKKLDIVAAPQWPSGATELSAAITYREQRILVEGDEPAPGLRLALLGVHAHEIAHMWFGNLVTPPWWDDLWLKEGFATWGTPLVLTIMEPDGGHDLNAAVSAIRAMNLDSLASTRAIREPITDNNDIRNAYDAITYAKSLGVIHMVDEYFGANTFRPALGRYIETFADGVADSPDFYKVIGDETNSPQLTETFRTFVEQKGVPLLTMSVDCSTPDAAKIRVSQQRYKPLGSPISDDGQQWSIPFCGRGSSGVSQCEFLTSAQQEIEVSGGSCPEWVMPNVNGSGYYRFNMEEKYWQALLKQFDSLEPTEQLAVIDSAFAAFEAGQLKPTTLTQVIQLSAASDKRQVVEASLSYLGKYADHYVDKAHSKNWQAFLSKLYGNKAQQLADSSDSESQLLYSKLIGFLALEGKNAEARKLLQEKAEQFTGFNQARDPKALDSDLYTSALTVAVQDSGKEFLNHLIKVRSELDDPLLDSASADAIGRVTDPSQLHIIHNLALSDDMGSREAFGLIHNALAEPALQEKNWQWLQDNFSAVVNKIPEQWRRNTPRFAASFCDQHSLQQVQALFTQQKKLVPGYQRALDQTEEGINLCMALKEKGQALAASLK, translated from the coding sequence ATGCACCCCGCTACGGAAGCAGGCGCCTCCGCAGAAGAGCAACCCCCGGCGGGCAAACTGCCCGACGGCGTGCGCCCCACCGCCTACCGCCTGGACCTGAACCTTGACCCGCGCCAGGACCGCTTCGACGGCCAGGTGGAGATCGACATCGAGCTGGACAAGCCCACCGACCATATCTGGATGCACGGCAACAATATCGACGTCGCCCACATCGAGGCCCTGATCCCCGGCGCCGCCGACAAACAGAAAGCCGAGGACAAGGTCGTCGCCGCCCACTACCGCCAGATGCTGGAAAGCGGCGTGGTGCGCGTGGACTTCGCCGGCGGTGTACCTGCCGGCAAAATCACCCTGCGCATCAAATACAGTGCGCCTTTTGATAAAAATCTCGCCGGACTGTTCAAGGTCGAGGAAAAGGGCGAGGCCTATGCACTCGCCAAGTCCGAATCCATCCAGGCGCGACGTTTCCTGCCAGGCTTTGACGAACCCGGCCTCAAAGCCACTTACGACATCAACCTGACGATCCCCAAAGGCTACGTGGCCATCGGCAATGCACCGGAAATGGGCCGCAGCGATGCGGGCGACGGCATGGAAAAAGTCACCTTTGCCCAGACCCGCCCGATGCCCACCTACCTGCTGTCACTCGCCGTGGGCCCGTTCGATGTGGTGGAGCGCCCGGCGATTCCCGCGAACAAATACCGCAAGCAAGAACTGCCGCTGCGCGGCTTTGCCCGCAAAGGCCGCGGCAAGGACCTGAAATATATTCTCGATGTGACTCCACAAATGCTGCGCATTTTTGAAGAGCAGCTGCAGCGCCCCTACCCGTTCAAGAAGCTCGACATTGTCGCCGCGCCCCAGTGGCCCAGCGGCGCCACCGAGCTCTCCGCCGCCATCACTTACCGCGAGCAACGTATCCTGGTAGAAGGTGACGAGCCGGCACCCGGCCTGCGCCTGGCACTGCTCGGCGTACACGCCCATGAAATTGCGCATATGTGGTTTGGCAACCTGGTCACCCCGCCCTGGTGGGACGACCTGTGGCTCAAGGAAGGCTTTGCCACCTGGGGTACCCCGCTGGTACTCACCATCATGGAACCGGACGGCGGCCACGACCTGAATGCCGCAGTGAGCGCCATCCGCGCGATGAATCTGGACTCTCTCGCCAGCACCCGCGCCATTCGCGAGCCGATCACCGATAACAACGATATCCGCAACGCCTACGATGCCATCACCTACGCCAAGAGCCTGGGTGTTATCCACATGGTGGATGAATATTTCGGCGCAAATACGTTCCGCCCGGCACTGGGCCGCTATATCGAGACCTTTGCCGATGGCGTTGCCGACTCACCGGATTTTTATAAAGTCATCGGCGATGAAACCAACAGCCCGCAACTGACCGAAACCTTCCGCACCTTTGTGGAACAGAAAGGCGTCCCCCTGCTGACCATGAGCGTGGATTGCAGTACCCCAGACGCAGCTAAAATCCGTGTCTCCCAGCAGCGCTACAAACCCCTGGGCTCACCGATCAGTGACGACGGGCAGCAGTGGAGCATCCCCTTCTGTGGGCGCGGCAGTTCCGGCGTTAGCCAATGCGAATTCCTCACCAGTGCGCAGCAGGAGATCGAGGTATCCGGCGGCAGCTGCCCCGAGTGGGTAATGCCGAATGTAAACGGCAGTGGCTACTACCGTTTCAATATGGAAGAAAAATACTGGCAGGCACTGCTCAAGCAATTCGATTCACTCGAACCCACCGAGCAACTGGCCGTGATCGACAGCGCCTTCGCCGCGTTTGAAGCGGGCCAGCTGAAGCCGACGACGCTCACTCAGGTCATCCAGCTCTCTGCCGCCTCCGACAAGCGCCAGGTGGTGGAAGCTTCGCTGAGTTACCTGGGCAAATACGCCGATCACTATGTGGACAAAGCGCACAGCAAAAACTGGCAGGCGTTCCTGAGCAAACTTTACGGGAACAAAGCCCAGCAATTGGCAGATAGTAGCGACTCAGAAAGCCAGCTGCTGTACAGCAAGCTGATCGGTTTCCTGGCGCTGGAAGGCAAAAATGCGGAAGCGCGCAAGCTGCTGCAGGAGAAGGCCGAGCAGTTTACCGGCTTCAATCAGGCGCGCGATCCTAAAGCCCTGGATTCGGATCTGTACACCAGCGCGTTGACCGTTGCGGTACAGGATTCCGGCAAGGAATTCCTCAATCACCTGATCAAGGTTCGCAGCGAGCTTGACGACCCGCTGCTCGATAGCGCCAGTGCCGACGCCATTGGTCGCGTTACCGACCCGTCGCAACTGCACATCATCCACAACCTGGCACTCAGCGATGACATGGGGTCCCGCGAGGCCTTCGGCCTGATCCACAATGCACTGGCAGAACCCGCACTGCAGGAAAAAAACTGGCAGTGGTTGCAGGACAACTTCAGCGCAGTGGTCAACAAGATCCCAGAGCAGTGGCGCCGCAACACCCCGCGCTTTGCTGCAAGTTTCTGTGACCAGCACTCCCTGCAACAGGTACAGGCGCTGTTCACCCAGCAGAAAAAACTGGTGCCCGGATACCAGCGCGCGCTGGACCAGACCGAAGAAGGTATCAACCTGTGTATGGCCCTGAAGGAAAAAGGGCAGGCACTGGCAGCGAGCCTGAAATAG
- a CDS encoding serine hydrolase: protein MTATIKATKSLGLALMALWAGAAYGWGNAGNEYAQLTGDGKVSRMLLRGEALLTGDGPSSPINFSGYALPAAAAHPQQVFSGTLTLYGEAHSGNFNEIKDTYNYTHTGEDDNSRKHLPEFAFQFLQTGSHIFPLERGSIASSHPHWEYVLTPGRVWQEVGDKGYSRAAIPFALQQRNANCIHNGVLSFLFKGDGSVSRVAYQISSETCLYFKADWWGLLDATYTPQAIANQKQRIQDYQAEVAARMPIKALSALSADYPGTDYTVFQSPGSTDPSHVTTTGFVIDGNHYRGDCVTRHGNYPYCESLVLPSYSIAKSVFAGVAMMRLQQQYPGVRDTVVSDHVPACRSGNWGDVTLDNLLDMATGNYDSATYMVDEAAEHTDGLFLSDSHSGKLSYSCGHYPRKDSPGSQWVYHTSDTYIAGTLMADYLRGERGSDADLFGDTIVADLWGPLGVSPTGQYTRRTFDAAAQPFTGWGLIWLPDDVAKIGRFVSIDKGRLGGQQKLNLGELNAALQRNPMDTGTVPLADYRYNNGFWAHNVVGKLSGCRGNQWIPFLSGFGGITVVLLPNDSIYYYFSDNDTYYWLEALQEAHGIRSLCQQAPR, encoded by the coding sequence ATGACAGCAACAATAAAAGCAACAAAATCACTTGGCCTGGCACTGATGGCCCTGTGGGCTGGAGCGGCGTATGGCTGGGGGAACGCCGGCAATGAATATGCCCAGTTGACCGGCGATGGCAAGGTGTCCCGAATGTTGCTACGTGGCGAGGCGCTGTTGACTGGCGATGGCCCGAGCAGCCCGATCAATTTTTCGGGCTATGCGTTACCCGCTGCGGCAGCACACCCGCAGCAAGTTTTTTCCGGCACGCTCACCCTGTACGGCGAGGCCCACTCTGGTAACTTCAACGAAATCAAGGACACCTATAACTACACCCACACCGGTGAAGACGACAATTCCCGCAAGCATTTGCCGGAATTCGCATTCCAGTTTCTTCAAACAGGAAGCCACATTTTTCCCCTGGAGCGCGGTTCCATCGCCAGCAGTCACCCGCACTGGGAATATGTGCTGACACCCGGACGTGTGTGGCAGGAGGTTGGTGATAAGGGCTACAGCCGCGCTGCGATACCTTTTGCGCTGCAACAGCGCAATGCCAATTGTATCCACAACGGCGTGCTGAGTTTTTTGTTCAAGGGCGATGGCTCTGTTTCCAGAGTTGCCTATCAGATTAGTAGTGAAACCTGTCTGTACTTCAAGGCAGACTGGTGGGGGTTGCTCGATGCGACCTACACGCCGCAGGCCATTGCCAACCAGAAGCAGCGAATTCAGGATTATCAGGCAGAGGTGGCAGCCCGGATGCCAATCAAGGCACTGTCGGCACTGAGTGCGGATTATCCGGGCACCGATTACACGGTTTTTCAAAGCCCCGGCAGTACCGATCCCAGCCATGTCACCACCACGGGTTTTGTGATTGATGGCAACCACTACCGGGGCGATTGCGTTACCCGCCACGGGAACTATCCCTATTGTGAATCTCTGGTGTTGCCTTCTTACTCTATCGCAAAATCGGTATTTGCCGGTGTCGCGATGATGCGACTGCAACAGCAGTATCCGGGGGTGCGAGACACGGTCGTCAGTGACCATGTGCCCGCTTGTCGTAGCGGTAACTGGGGTGATGTCACCCTCGATAATCTGCTGGACATGGCTACCGGCAATTACGACAGCGCAACGTACATGGTGGATGAGGCTGCCGAGCATACCGACGGCCTGTTTCTGTCAGACAGTCACAGTGGCAAGCTCAGCTACAGCTGCGGCCATTATCCGCGCAAGGATTCCCCCGGTAGCCAGTGGGTTTATCACACCTCGGATACCTACATTGCCGGCACGCTTATGGCGGACTACCTGCGGGGTGAGCGGGGCAGTGACGCGGACTTGTTTGGAGACACGATTGTTGCCGATCTCTGGGGCCCGCTGGGAGTGAGTCCTACGGGGCAATATACCCGTCGCACCTTCGATGCCGCGGCGCAGCCGTTTACCGGTTGGGGGCTGATATGGTTGCCGGACGATGTGGCCAAAATTGGCCGCTTTGTCAGCATCGACAAGGGCAGGCTCGGCGGGCAACAGAAACTGAATCTGGGGGAACTGAATGCGGCTCTGCAACGCAACCCCATGGATACCGGCACGGTTCCACTGGCCGATTACCGCTACAACAATGGCTTCTGGGCGCACAATGTGGTGGGAAAATTAAGCGGCTGCCGCGGTAATCAATGGATCCCGTTTTTATCCGGCTTTGGTGGCATCACTGTGGTGCTGTTGCCGAACGACAGTATCTATTATTACTTCAGCGACAACGACACCTATTACTGGCTTGAGGCTCTGCAGGAGGCCCATGGTATTCGCAGCCTGTGCCAGCAGGCTCCTCGCTAA
- a CDS encoding sulfotransferase, translating to MTEHVDKIEAMPQGAIRQANAALQDGRFFDALEVLSDARTKYSDALVLFPHTIRSLIFCGEHLKARALVREYLDRAVDMPQHLAECAQLLVQCQLLDEAVSTYRQLAAGGSRDGKYNLAVNLVALGKTTEAEEILTALLEKNPADGQAQLVKSGLNKATTGSNDVAHIESLLAGERLSPMDRIQLHYAVAKELEDLQEFPGAFAHFQKGASLRRRGMQYRVEGDLETLDLIRQCHDGGGERETDAQVGQEAVFVFGLPRSGTTLVDRILSSHSDCRSLGEITDFPMSLMVASGRKLTKSDLVRETALWAPEKIAQSYLKRLQNFPGALPRNIDKTPQNFLYASLITRSMPGASVIWMDRHPLDACFAMYKTLFQMGYPFSYDFSDLGRYYIGYWKLKSQWQESLQGKVRFQRYDRLVEDFPRQARELVSAVKLDWQPECEEFHHNRSAVATASSVQVRQPLYKSAVAHWRHYEYQLEPLAAMLQQAGVPL from the coding sequence ATGACGGAACACGTGGATAAGATTGAAGCAATGCCGCAGGGTGCAATTCGGCAAGCCAATGCCGCACTTCAGGACGGAAGGTTTTTTGACGCCCTGGAAGTTCTTTCCGATGCTCGAACAAAATATTCAGATGCACTGGTGCTGTTCCCGCACACCATTCGCAGCCTCATATTCTGTGGGGAACACCTCAAGGCGCGGGCGCTGGTGCGCGAGTATCTCGATCGTGCTGTAGATATGCCCCAGCACCTCGCGGAGTGCGCCCAGTTGCTGGTTCAGTGCCAGTTGCTGGATGAGGCGGTGAGTACTTATCGGCAGCTCGCCGCGGGAGGAAGTCGCGATGGCAAGTACAACCTTGCGGTCAATCTGGTGGCCCTGGGAAAAACCACTGAAGCAGAAGAAATACTGACGGCGCTACTTGAGAAGAACCCAGCGGATGGTCAGGCTCAGCTGGTAAAAAGTGGTTTAAACAAGGCCACTACGGGATCAAATGATGTTGCGCACATTGAGTCTTTGTTGGCAGGAGAGCGGCTGTCGCCAATGGACCGGATCCAGCTGCACTATGCCGTTGCTAAAGAACTGGAAGATTTGCAAGAGTTCCCCGGTGCGTTCGCACACTTTCAGAAAGGGGCGAGCCTGCGCCGTCGGGGTATGCAATATCGAGTAGAGGGTGACCTGGAGACATTGGATTTGATCCGCCAGTGTCATGACGGTGGCGGTGAACGGGAAACGGATGCGCAAGTGGGGCAAGAGGCGGTTTTTGTATTCGGCTTGCCGCGATCGGGTACCACATTGGTCGACAGGATTCTGTCTAGCCACAGTGATTGCAGAAGCCTTGGGGAGATTACCGATTTTCCGATGTCACTGATGGTCGCTTCTGGCAGAAAGCTTACGAAGAGCGACCTGGTCAGGGAGACGGCACTTTGGGCGCCGGAAAAAATCGCGCAAAGCTACCTTAAGCGATTGCAGAATTTTCCGGGGGCACTCCCTCGGAATATTGATAAAACACCACAAAATTTTCTCTACGCCAGCCTGATCACCCGATCCATGCCAGGCGCAAGTGTCATCTGGATGGATCGCCACCCCCTGGATGCCTGCTTTGCCATGTACAAGACACTGTTCCAGATGGGGTATCCCTTTTCCTATGACTTCAGCGACCTGGGGCGCTACTACATAGGATACTGGAAGCTGAAGTCCCAATGGCAAGAGAGCTTGCAAGGCAAGGTTCGATTTCAGCGTTATGACCGGCTGGTGGAGGACTTTCCGAGGCAGGCGAGAGAGCTGGTGAGTGCTGTCAAACTCGACTGGCAGCCAGAATGTGAAGAGTTCCATCACAACCGCAGTGCCGTGGCGACGGCCAGCTCGGTACAGGTTCGGCAACCACTGTATAAATCGGCGGTAGCGCACTGGCGGCACTATGAGTATCAGCTCGAACCCCTGGCGGCCATGCTACAGCAAGCTGGTGTACCGCTATAA
- a CDS encoding TonB-dependent receptor: protein MKQPIKQGFYRSTLATAIAAVSAGSIFTVPQVFAQESGPIEEIVVTATSREASMQDIPYNISAVSGDNISAAQITDQAELMRNIPGVAVVDRGSRNSGVINGIMIRGLNVDGAALGDYALAASPTVSTYVNSTPVYANFILKDLERVEVLRGPQGTLYGSGSLGGTVRYITRAPSTEAVEVELNSGVSSTTGSSGLNYFSDAIINVPLADNFAVRGSAGFVDSAGVVDYVNVYQLDNAGLPVAPNGVLSADANYRTIKDADTVDIKYVKVAALWQPTEKIEAVLTHMMQQDDIGGRRQQTLGMDGVGNPYGEYENGSVQLEPSSREADLTSLEVDIDLGFATLTSSTSQYDHSGDSVSENTGFYAQLGWLGQWYYNYTRPMAEAARQYEDSAFIQELRLVSSTSGNFDWTLGAFHINQDTAGAQQSFLRGFDRWAATAWGIDLVATDQDWDYSRMDEFTENAVYGEATWHMDKLHFTLGARYFDNEYQSDVFMDLPLWGPGVIGDAVNESRTTSDDGTLFKGNLSYDISEDTMVYATVSEGYRRGGTNAVPLSGNFAESDAWLEYGSDSVLNTELGIKGSLGSARYTLAAFMVDWQDVQMNTSTPIGGFYAVANGESAGTSGLEFEIQGSITETLSYGVGYAYVNAELDDALVSPTGGLIASAGTRLPGTPEHTLSAALDYRAPIGNQGLALIARLASYYQSDTENAASDSVRFAQTLDGFAIVDGHVGIAGDWWSATLFAKNLANEKGSTGIFKQEYMGTDPSQNYFGNGSKEFLAQPRTIGANLKVTF, encoded by the coding sequence ATGAAACAACCGATCAAACAGGGGTTTTACCGAAGCACGCTCGCCACCGCAATTGCGGCAGTTTCCGCTGGAAGTATTTTTACGGTGCCGCAGGTTTTCGCGCAAGAGAGTGGTCCGATCGAAGAGATTGTTGTGACGGCAACCAGTCGTGAGGCGTCCATGCAGGACATCCCCTACAACATCTCTGCGGTTTCCGGCGATAACATCAGTGCAGCCCAGATAACGGATCAAGCGGAGCTTATGCGTAATATTCCCGGCGTAGCCGTGGTTGACCGCGGAAGCCGCAACTCTGGTGTGATCAATGGCATCATGATCCGGGGGCTCAATGTGGATGGCGCTGCACTCGGCGACTATGCACTTGCCGCTTCCCCCACGGTGTCTACCTATGTCAACAGCACACCGGTCTATGCAAACTTCATCCTCAAAGACCTGGAACGGGTGGAAGTTCTGCGGGGTCCACAGGGAACTCTGTACGGTTCCGGTTCGCTCGGGGGTACAGTGCGTTACATCACGCGGGCACCCAGTACTGAGGCTGTCGAGGTAGAACTGAATTCCGGGGTGTCTTCTACCACTGGCTCCAGCGGCCTGAACTACTTCAGCGACGCGATAATCAATGTTCCGCTCGCCGACAATTTTGCGGTGCGCGGCTCTGCCGGTTTTGTGGATAGCGCGGGGGTTGTGGATTATGTCAATGTTTACCAGCTGGACAATGCGGGGCTGCCGGTAGCACCCAACGGCGTTCTCTCGGCGGATGCAAACTATCGCACCATAAAAGATGCCGATACGGTGGATATCAAGTATGTAAAAGTGGCCGCACTGTGGCAGCCCACCGAAAAAATCGAGGCCGTTCTGACGCACATGATGCAGCAGGACGATATCGGTGGTCGTCGCCAGCAGACCCTGGGGATGGATGGGGTCGGAAATCCTTACGGCGAATATGAAAACGGCTCGGTACAGCTGGAGCCTTCCAGTCGCGAAGCCGATTTGACGTCACTGGAAGTTGATATTGATCTGGGCTTTGCCACCCTGACGTCCTCTACCTCACAGTATGACCACAGCGGTGATTCTGTTTCTGAAAATACGGGTTTTTACGCGCAGCTGGGCTGGTTGGGGCAGTGGTACTATAACTACACCCGACCAATGGCCGAGGCGGCGCGTCAATATGAAGACAGTGCCTTTATCCAGGAGCTGCGCCTGGTGTCGAGCACCAGTGGCAATTTCGATTGGACATTGGGTGCCTTCCATATCAATCAGGATACCGCTGGTGCTCAGCAGAGTTTCCTGCGCGGCTTCGATCGTTGGGCCGCGACCGCCTGGGGTATAGACCTGGTCGCTACGGATCAGGACTGGGATTACAGCCGCATGGACGAGTTCACCGAGAATGCTGTTTACGGTGAAGCCACCTGGCACATGGACAAATTGCACTTTACTCTGGGTGCACGCTACTTCGATAACGAATATCAGTCCGACGTATTTATGGACTTGCCGCTGTGGGGGCCGGGGGTGATCGGTGATGCGGTCAACGAAAGTCGCACAACCTCTGATGACGGCACCCTGTTCAAGGGCAACCTGTCCTATGACATCAGCGAAGATACCATGGTCTACGCGACCGTCTCGGAAGGTTATCGCCGCGGTGGTACCAATGCGGTACCGCTCAGTGGAAACTTTGCGGAGAGTGATGCCTGGTTGGAGTACGGTTCCGATTCCGTGTTGAACACCGAGCTGGGTATCAAGGGCAGCCTCGGAAGTGCCCGCTACACGCTGGCGGCGTTTATGGTGGACTGGCAAGATGTGCAGATGAACACATCGACGCCAATTGGAGGTTTCTACGCCGTCGCAAATGGTGAAAGTGCCGGTACCAGTGGTCTGGAATTTGAAATCCAGGGCAGTATCACTGAAACGCTGAGTTATGGCGTAGGCTATGCCTATGTTAATGCGGAACTGGACGATGCACTGGTTTCCCCGACCGGTGGCCTTATCGCCAGTGCTGGAACCCGCCTGCCGGGAACGCCGGAGCATACGCTATCCGCGGCCCTGGATTACCGCGCACCAATCGGTAACCAGGGGCTGGCGTTGATTGCACGCCTGGCTTCCTACTATCAGTCGGATACAGAGAATGCGGCCAGCGATAGTGTGCGGTTTGCACAGACACTCGATGGCTTTGCCATTGTGGATGGGCATGTTGGGATTGCGGGCGACTGGTGGTCGGCGACGCTGTTCGCGAAAAACCTGGCCAATGAAAAAGGTTCAACCGGTATTTTCAAACAGGAGTATATGGGTACGGACCCCTCGCAAAATTATTTCGGTAACGGATCCAAGGAGTTCCTTGCGCAGCCCAGAACCATTGGTGCAAACCTGAAAGTGACTTTCTGA
- a CDS encoding carbon-nitrogen hydrolase family protein, producing MNTQPRRFGIAALQLNLDETDNLELLLQKIQRTKLRYPWVKMVVLSELALRGVGAQHARELPSAEEEAFCRAARELGIWLVPGSMYEKYGSTVFNTTPVINPAGEVIARYRKIYPFLPYEKGVTGGDQFVVFEVPGIGRFGVSICYDMWFPETTRALVWMGADVIIHPTKTDTIDRMDELSIVRASASMNQCYIVDVNSAGAQGVGRSIIVGPEGETIHEASVEEEIISFEVDLEKVAQVRERGIKGLGQTLKSFRDGRVRYPQYEQGAVSPALEELGELKIPE from the coding sequence ATGAATACCCAACCCCGCCGCTTCGGAATTGCCGCACTGCAGCTGAACCTGGATGAAACCGACAATCTGGAGTTGCTGCTGCAAAAGATCCAGCGCACCAAGCTCCGCTACCCCTGGGTCAAAATGGTGGTGTTGAGCGAGCTGGCGCTGCGCGGTGTTGGTGCCCAGCATGCGCGGGAATTGCCGTCGGCAGAAGAGGAAGCTTTTTGCCGCGCAGCGCGCGAACTTGGTATCTGGCTGGTACCGGGATCCATGTACGAAAAATACGGCAGTACGGTTTTCAATACAACGCCAGTGATCAATCCTGCCGGCGAAGTCATCGCTCGCTATCGGAAAATTTACCCCTTCCTTCCCTACGAAAAAGGCGTTACCGGTGGCGACCAGTTTGTGGTGTTCGAGGTGCCGGGAATTGGGCGCTTTGGGGTTTCCATCTGCTACGACATGTGGTTTCCGGAAACCACCCGCGCACTGGTATGGATGGGGGCAGATGTGATTATTCATCCCACCAAAACGGACACCATCGATCGCATGGATGAGCTGTCCATTGTGCGTGCCAGCGCCAGTATGAACCAGTGCTACATCGTCGATGTCAATTCGGCCGGTGCCCAGGGCGTAGGCCGCTCGATCATTGTCGGTCCCGAAGGTGAGACGATTCACGAGGCATCGGTTGAGGAAGAAATTATCAGTTTCGAGGTTGATCTGGAAAAAGTTGCCCAGGTCCGCGAGCGCGGCATAAAGGGGCTCGGCCAGACTCTGAAAAGTTTTCGCGATGGTCGGGTGCGCTACCCGCAGTACGAGCAGGGTGCTGTATCCCCGGCTCTGGAGGAGCTGGGAGAGCTGAAGATTCCTGAGTAG